The DNA window AAAACCGAATCCGAGGTACATAAAATGAACGAAACTATTAGGGATTTACTCAATCAAATTGAAGAGAATAACAATTTAAGCAATGACAAAAATGAAGAAATCGAAGATCAGATTGCACTAGAAGATGAGCAAGATGAAGAAATGGAAACTTTGACACAAAATGTTGAAGATTTGGAAGACCTCATCGAAACTAAAAATACCGAAATAAATGCCAAGGATAAGCAAATCGCATATCAGGGAAAGCGTATTGCGGATTTGCTGGAAAAATTGGAGACTGAGGCTAACGAAACCTCTTGGTTTACCATTCAAAAACGCTTCGACGGCTCCGAAAACTTTAACCGAAACTGGGCGGATTACAAAAGGGGTTTCGGCGATGCCAGAGGAGAGTTTTTCGTGGGTCTAGACATAATTCATGCCATGACTAACTCGCGACCTCATGAACTTTTGGTCAAAGTGAAGGCCCTAAATGGCACTGGTTACTATGCCCACtacgataattttaaaatcggcAACGAACGACAGTCCTTCGAGCTCAAATCGCTGGGAAAATACTCGGGTACAGCCGGGGATTCGTTTGCCAAAACAGGACCATTGCCCCTGAAGTTCAGCACAGTCGACAGGAATAATGT is part of the Drosophila biarmipes strain raj3 chromosome 2R, RU_DBia_V1.1, whole genome shotgun sequence genome and encodes:
- the LOC108036180 gene encoding angiopoietin-1-like isoform X1, with the translated sequence MKSTLNIFVSVLLFKLIFFGGADAEQLEKLSEVETLEDDSFDYEKFNQSAYYLTGAVHNLLSYVKDREELIKDKGETINILSEKIKEKEGQLRNAQDQMDYKDGVIRDRNRQLNDQLINVRTLKEIIEKTESEVHKMNETIRDLLNQIEENNNLSNDKNEEIEDQIALEDEQDEEMETLTQNVEDLEDLIETKNTEINAKDKQIAYQGKRIADLLEKLETEANETSWFTIQKRFDGSENFNRNWADYKRGFGDARGEFFVGLDIIHAMTNSRPHELLVKVKALNGTGYYAHYDNFKIGNERQSFELKSLGKYSGTAGDSFAKTGPLPLKFSTVDRNNVRCSRTHGGGWWYYRCSDNMLNGKFYKDGHRNIGETYGIHWGTIQNHDWSISLPFAEMLIRPKRA
- the LOC108036180 gene encoding fibroleukin-like isoform X2; amino-acid sequence: MKSTLNIFVSVLLFKLIFFGGADAEQLEKLTYYLTGAVHNLLSYVKDREELIKDKGETINILSEKIKEKEGQLRNAQDQMDYKDGVIRDRNRQLNDQLINVRTLKEIIEKTESEVHKMNETIRDLLNQIEENNNLSNDKNEEIEDQIALEDEQDEEMETLTQNVEDLEDLIETKNTEINAKDKQIAYQGKRIADLLEKLETEANETSWFTIQKRFDGSENFNRNWADYKRGFGDARGEFFVGLDIIHAMTNSRPHELLVKVKALNGTGYYAHYDNFKIGNERQSFELKSLGKYSGTAGDSFAKTGPLPLKFSTVDRNNVRCSRTHGGGWWYYRCSDNMLNGKFYKDGHRNIGETYGIHWGTIQNHDWSISLPFAEMLIRPKRA